From Tubulanus polymorphus chromosome 9, tnTubPoly1.2, whole genome shotgun sequence, a single genomic window includes:
- the LOC141911367 gene encoding uncharacterized protein LOC141911367, with amino-acid sequence MSRHVATQVYEDESRLTSHRGSVNGDECGSVSSYGHKHEHKTAAECFRPPTRQTDEVLVIILFGSSYYNRFRNSVIRERSIIKNYGGQIVGISAETTVEEGNWPKDKAMGLLKFRSLKDARMWSVCDPICKQQDWLDSVDVVVIPLYQPMNPIRDDNRVFIELVDVGVQDADTFYKGYLGPAISILAETKGKNISNCESGETVKFRGLWEPGHVIIHQWDNHTDFRCFYDSDAYRDYKKCRQSATESSVITCELVAVMQ; translated from the exons ATGTCTCGACACGTGGCTACACAGGTTTATGAGGACGAAAGTCGTTTGACATCTCATCGAGGAAGCGTAAATGGTGACGAGTGCGGCTCGGTCAGCTCATACGGGCACAAACACGAACACAAAACCGCCGCCGAATGTTTCAGG CCACCGACGAGGCAGACGGACGAAGTGCTGGTAATCATCTTATTCGGTTCGTCATACTACAATAGATTCAGGAACTCCGTCATTCGAGAAAGATCGATCATCAAGAACTACGGCGGTCAGATCGTCGGTATCTCAGCCGAG ACAACAGTCGAGGAGGGAAACTGGCCGAAAGATAAGGCTATGGGTTTGCTGAAGTTTCGAAGTTTAAAGGACGCACGTATGTGGTCTGTATGTGACCCGATATGCAAGCAACAGGATTGGTTGGACAGCGTCGATGTGGTTGTAATTCCGCTTTATCAGCCTATGAATCCTATCAGAG ATGATAACAGAGTATTTATCGAGTTGGTTGACGTAGGAGTTCAAGACGCTGATACCTTCTACAAAGGTTATCTAGGACCAGCAATTTCTATTTTGGCCGAAACCAAAGGAAAGAATATTTCGAACTGCGAAAGTGGTGAAACGGTGAAATTTCGCGGACTATGGGAACCGGGTCACGTGATCATACATCAATGGGATAACCACACCGATTTTAGGTGTTTCTACGATTCCG ATGCATACAGAGATTACAAAAAATGTCGCCAGTCTGCTACTGAATCATCGGTGATCACGTGTGAACTCGTGGCTGTTATGCAATAA
- the LOC141911365 gene encoding cysteine protease ATG4B-like: MALGINPNMMSASIHSVLTYESGGGLEYEDFPQTEDPVYILGKCYSALYDREELRNDILSKIWLTYRKGFSPIGGTGPTTDAGWGCMLRCGQMILAQALVNRHLGRDWRWIHKNLSTGKYLDILRLFQDVKGAYYSIHQIASMGVSEGKSVGQWFGPNTVAQVLKKLSVYDEWSSLSIHVALDNTVIIDDIKLMCKSHPNTPDDVVVNHTVDRRAKTISKRSGVTNGDLYVGATHKSSWRPLFLIVPLRLGLSEMNSVYVESVKYTFTLPQSVGIIGGKPNHAHWFIGHVGDELIYLDPHTTQPVANLFSSDTKDNDESYHCQFASRMKITLLDPSIALGFYCGTEEDFDSLCRDLMLHVVNPRKTPMFEIHQTRPGHWPPFEPYPDQSGTKTEFTYVDERHYDTDEEFELL, translated from the exons ATGGCGCTGGGAATCAACCCAAATATGATGTCTG CCTCAATACATTCGGTTCTGACATATGAAAGTGGAGGTGGTTTGGAATATGAGGATTTTCCCCAGACCGAAGATCCCGTTTATATATTAGGAAAATGTTACAGCGCTCTCTATG ATCGCGAGGAGCTACGAAACGATATTCTCTCAAAAATATGGTTAACATACAGAAAAGGATTCAGTCCTATTG GTGGTACTGGTCCAACGACGGATGCAGGATGGGGATGTATGCTTCGATGCGGACAAATGATATTAGCGCAAGCTTTGGTTAACAGACATCTAGGAAGAG ATTGGCGATGGATCCATAAAAACCTTTCGACTGGTAAATATCTCGATATATTACGCCTATTTCAAGATGTTAAAGGAGCTTATTATTCCATACATCAGATCG CATCTATGGGTGTGTCAGAAGGTAAATCAGTAGGCCAGTGGTTCGGACCAAATACAGTTGCTCAGGTTTTAAA AAAATTATCTGTTTATGATGAATGGAGTTCATTATCGATTCATGTCGCTTTAGACAATACAGtaatcatcgatgatatta AACTGATGTGCAAGTCACATCCGAACACGCCTGACGATGTCGTCGTCAATCATACTGTTGATCGACGAGCGAAAACAATATCGAAGCGTTCCGGTGTAACTAACGGTGACCTATACGTCGGCGCGACGCATAAATCATCGTGGCGACCTCTGTTTCTAATCGTCCCTTTACGTCTCGGATTATCAGAGATGAATTCAGTTTATGTAGAAAGCGTAAAG TATACATTCACCCTTCCTCAATCGGTCGGTATAATCGGCGGCAAGCCGAACCATGCGCACTGGTTTATTGGCCACGTCGGCGATGAACTTATCTACCTGGACCCACATACTACTCAACCCGTTGCGAATCTGTTCTCATCCGATacaaaagataatgatgaatcATATCACTGTCAATTTGCGAGTCGTATGAAGATCACGTTGTTGGATCCATCCATAGCTTTA GGTTTTTATTGCGGCACTGAGGAAGATTTCGATAGTTTATGTCGGGATTTGATGTTGCACGTTGTAAACCCGAGGAAGACGCCGATGTTTGAGATTCATCAGACCAGACCGGGACACTGGCCTCCGTTTGAGCCCTATCCTGACCAGTCCGGTACTAAGACAG agtTCACCTATGTTGATGAGAGGCATTATGACACGGATGAAGAATTTGAACTGTTATGA
- the LOC141911366 gene encoding ras-related GTP-binding protein A, translated as MKKKVLLMGKSGSGKTSMRSIIFANYIARDTRRLGATIDVEHCHVRFLGNLVLNLWDCGGQEAFMENYFASQRDNIFRNVEVLIYVFDVESRELEKDMHYYQSCLEAILQNSPDAKVFCLVHKMDLVQEDQRDIIFKEREEDLRRLSKPLECTCFATSIWDETLYKAWSSIVYLLIPNVQQLETNLTNFANILDADEVLLFERATFLVISHCQRKPHKDVHRFEKISNIIKQFKLSCSKLAASFQSMEVRNSIFAAFIDIFTSNTYVMVIMSDPSIPSAATLINIKNARKHFEKLERIDQGHLGSR; from the exons ATGAAGAAGAAG GTATTACTGATGGGAAAAAGTGGGTCTGGCAAGACCAGTATGCGATCGATTATATTTGCGAACTATATCGCTCGCGATACCAGACGTCTAGGCGCTACAA TCGATGTTGAGCATTGTCACGTTCGATTCCTTGGAAATTTAGTGTTGAATTTATGGGATTGTGGTGG ACAAGAAGCCTTCATGGAAAACTACTTCGCTAGTCAACGAGACAATATATTCCGTAATGTTGAAGTACTGATTTACGTGTTTGACGTAGAAAGTCGCGAATTGGAAAAAGACATGCATTATTATCAATCGTGCTTGGAGGCGATTCTTCAGAATTCACCAGACGCCAAAGTATTTTGCCTCGTGCataaaatggatttagttCAAGAAGACCAGAGAGATATA ATATTCAAAGAACGGGAAGAAGATTTACGACGTTTGTCTAAACCGCTGGAGTGCACGTGCTTCGCGACGTCGATATGGGATGAAACGTTGTACAAGGCTTGGTCTTCCATTGTCTATCTGCTAATTCCTAACGTTCAACAACTAGAAACTAATCTGACGAACTTTGCCAACATTCTCGATGCCGACGAGGTTCTCTTGTTTGAGAGAGCTACATTTTTA GTTATTTCACATTGTCAGAGGAAGCCGCATAAAGACGTTCATCGATTTGAGAAAATCAGCAATATAATTAAACAGTTCAAGTTGAGCTGCAGTAAACTTGCCGCTTCGTTCCAGAGTATGGAAGTTCGAAACTCGATCTTCGCGGCgttcatcgatatatttaccTCGAACACGTACGTCATGGTTATTATGTCGGACCCCAGTATAC CATCTGCTGCCACGCTGATCAACATCAAGAATGCGCGAAAACATTTCGAGAAATTGGAACGAATCGATCAAGGCCATTTGGGATCGAGATAG
- the LOC141911364 gene encoding uncharacterized protein LOC141911364, with protein sequence MVVDTSTSASSETTSATDSSISTSTVSSTTVYTSTSASPVTTSPTDSSTSSSTASSTTEDTSTSARTKTTSATDSSTSFSTDTSTTVDTSTSASTDTTFTTASSTSSSIVSSTTVVSSMSTESSTPTDSSTSFSTLSSTMVDTQTPSPRYVPISDKSYLQTTSVGPFSVKINRSWNPAFSDNTSREFDVLEHIARHAVGNEHFGLSPPISRIVTLGLSNGSVIYQYIVEYNTSVLLRYLKDNDNVNLIEYLDNKVLPRLISNNFSIEQYKVDRNWTKKNFIKSHKSNPIDPCYRVNPALCPLGYKCANPANRSTQLNIKCEDRCYGVTCSGNGACYTSHASGEPYCVCNESYTGSECSAQSVVASSEQNVIAISLGAVFGVLLIAIIFTVIIIFVRRRKKRQQSSNLHRDPLSVEALFWRQINEETRIPRPQLSTTGRYNLPLHVNTDASSLSLERDMGRMSFSRFSWYSMASSRQTRRPSPSLPREIDDDADSDMYNYFDTLFGGVESSSVDRKEQFKIKRPKVSPPKPGGLFRLEKDEADTNTI encoded by the exons ATGgtagtagacacatcgacatcggcgagtTCCGAGACGACATCAGCAACAGAttcgtctatttcaacctcgactgtcagctccactacggtttacacatcgacatcggcgagccccgtgacgacatcaccaacggattcgtctacttcgtcctcgactgccAGCTCCACAACGgaagacacatcgacatcggcaaGAACCAAGACGACATcagcaacggattcgtctacttcgttctcgactgacacatccaccacggtagacacatcgacatcggcaagcaccgatacgaccttCACAACGgcttcgtctacttcatcctcgattGTCAGCTCAACTACGGTAGTTTCCTCGATGAGCACCGAGAGTTCCACACCAAccgattcgtctacttcatttTCGACTCTCAGCTCCACTATGGTGGACACACAAACACCTAGTCCTCGCTATGTACCGATATCAGATAAAA GTTACTTACAAACAACTAGCGTCGGGCCATTCTCTGTAAAGATCAATCGTTCCTGGAATCCAGCTTTTTCGGACAACACATCAAGAGAGTTTGATGTTTTGGAGCACATTGCACGACATGCG GTAGGAAATGAACACTTTGGTTTAAGTCCACCTATATCGAGAATTGTTACGTTAGGATTATC GAATGGAAGCGTTATTTATCAATACATTGTTGAGTATAACACATCAGTTTTGCTGAGGTATCTTAAGGATAACGATAATGTCAATCTTATTGAATACCTCGATAATAAAGTATTACCAAGGCTTATTAGTAATAACTTCAGTATCGAACAGTATAAGGTTGACAGGAATTGgacgaaaaaaaatttcatca AGTCACACAAATCGAATCCGATTGATCCGTGTTATCGTGTAAATCCGGCACTATGTCCGCTCGGATATAAGTGTGCCAACCCCGCAAATAGATCAAcacaattgaatataaaatgcgAAGATAGATGTTACGGAGTCACATGTAGCGGAAACGGTGCATGCTATACGTCCCATGCGTCTGGTGAACCGTACTGTGT ATGTAACGAATCATATACAGGATCTGAGTGTTCCGCTCAATCTGTAGTTGCCTCATCAGAACAGAACGTGATAGCCATTTCTCTCGGTGCAGTTTTCGGTGTTCTACTAATTGCCATCATATTTActgttatcatcattttcgtACGACGTAGGAAGAAACGACAACAATCCAG TAACCTTCATCGGGATCCACTTTCCGTGGAAGCATTATTCTGGAGACAAATCAATGAAGAAACAAGAATTCCCAGACCTCAACTTTCCACTACAGGTCGTTACAATCTGCCGTTG cATGTCAATACGGATGCAAGCAGTTTATCGCTGGAACGCGATATGGGCCGGATGTCGTTCAGTCGTTTTTCGTGGTACTCTATGGCATCGTCACGCCAAACACGACGACCTTCACCTTCGTTACCCCGTGAAATCGACGATGACGCCGATTCCGATATGTATAACTATTTCGATACTCTGTTTGGTGGGGTGGAATCTTCTTCGGTGGATAGAAAGGAACAG TTCAAAATTAAGAGGCCCAAAGTTTCGCCCCCCAAACCTGGAGGACTGTTTCGCCTGGAGAAGGATGAAGCGGATACGAATACAATATAG
- the LOC141910569 gene encoding uncharacterized protein LOC141910569 gives MSTDTTLTTDLSTSSSTVSSTTVDTSISSSTGSISATDSSTSSSTDTTTADTSTSAITDTTLPTDFSTSSSTDTSTTTSTSASTETTSPTDSSTTSSTVSSTTVDTSTSASIDTTSPTDLSTSSSTDTSTTVDTSTSASTETTTPTDSSTASSTVSSTTVDTSTSASTDTTLTTDLSTSSSTVSSTTKDTSTSASTETTSPTDSSTSSSTDTSTTIYLVEHRVDLISGFIYIVLNYQPHFDDQIDIGENRYDLNNRFVYFVFD, from the exons atgagcaccgatacgaccttaacaacggatttgtctacttcgtcctcgactgtcagctcaactacggtagacacatctaTCTCGTCGAGCACCGGGTCGATATcagcaacggattcgtctacttcgtcctcgactgacacaacTACGGCAGATACTTCGACCTCGGCGATTACCGATACGACCTTACCAACGGATTTTTCTACTTCGTcgtcgactgacacctccactacg acatcgacatcggcgagcaccgagacgacatcaccaacggattcgtcgactacatcctcgactgtcagctccactacggtagacacatcgacctcggcgagtatcgatacgacatcaccaacggatttgtctacttcatcctcgactgacacatccactacggtagacacatcgacctcggcgagcaccgagacgacaacaccaacggattcgtcgactgcatcctcgactgtcagctccactacggtagacacatcgacctcggcgagtaccgatacgaccttGACAACGGATTTGTcaacttcgtcctcgactgtcagctccactacgaaagatacatcgacatcggcgagcaccgagacaacatcaccaacggattcgtctacttcgtcctcgactgacacatccactacg ATCTacctcgtcgagcaccgaGTCGACCTCATCAGCGGATTCATTTACATCGTCCTCAACTACCAGCCCCACTTCGATGACCAGATCGACATCGGCGAGAACCGATACGACCTTAACAAcagattcgtctacttcgtcttCGACTGA